A section of the Fusarium falciforme chromosome 8, complete sequence genome encodes:
- a CDS encoding Pre-mRNA-splicing factor CWC21, whose protein sequence is MSDNVGLSTPRGSGTSGYVQRNLAHIKPRDYGAPYPKDLDSLRHKQRQPDKGILEHDRKREVEVKVFDLRDQLEEEEVDEEEIDRRCDELRQKLLAEMNSGRRGAGPKKAFKQHQVHEMADAKIKESERLRKALKISADYEEGSHWKRQEERLRTALEKEDGEEREKEREREPRD, encoded by the exons ATGTCTGACAACGTCGGTCTTTCCACTCCCCGAGGCAGTGGTACTTCTGGCTACGTCCAGCGAAACCTCGCCCACATCAAGCCCCGCGACTACGGCGCGCCGTATCCCAAGGACCTCGATAGCTTGCGGCACAAGCAGCGACAGCCAGACAAGGGAATATTGGAGCACGATCGCAAGCGCGAGGTTGAAGTTAAGGTCTTTGATCTCAGAGATCAACTAGAAGAGGAAGA AGTCGACGAAGAGGAAATTGATAGACGATGCGATGAGCTCCGACAAAAGCTCCTTGCCGAGATGAACTCCGGTAGAAGGGGTGCTGGACCCAAGAAGGCGTTCAAGCAACACCAAGTTCACGAGATGGCCgacgccaagatcaaggagagcGAGCGACTACGAAAAGCCTTGAAGATCAGTGCCGACTACGAAGAGGGAAGTCACTGGAAGCGACAGGAAGAGAGACTGCGCACTGctctggagaaggaggatggtgaggaacgggagaaggagagggagagggagccgAGAGACTGA
- a CDS encoding Smr domain-containing protein, whose product MSIPMHRLGGRAFAHDDDDIEQEYDRLRDLARAEAEKRNDCFARSRQAYEDGDGAAAKELSNEGKAHAARMDDYNQQASDFIFRENNADGRVEPDAIDLHGQFVEEAERILEDRIRADQANGQTHLIAIVGKGNHSSGGVQRIKPKVEELCQELGLQYRTDEDNVGRIIINLQGGEPLPPSHGGGYSGYHGGHHQQQQQQHHQPQQQENDEVGQFVEKQLPWLLQKLEKHCCVVM is encoded by the exons ATGTCTATTCCCATGCACCGGCTGGGCGGTCGCG CCTTTGCccacgatgacgatgacattGAGCAAGAGTACGATCGCCTGAGAGACTTGGCGCGAGCCGAAGCTGAGAAGCGCAACGACTGCTTCGCCCGC TCCCGCCAGGCCTATgaagacggcgatggcgCCGCCGCAAAGGAGCTCTCCAACGAGGGCAAGGCGCACGCCGCCCGCATGGACGACTACAACCAGCAAGCCTCCGACTTCATCTTCCGCGAGAACAACGCCGACGGGCGCGTCGAGCCCGACGCGATCGACCTGCACGGCCAgttcgtcgaggaggccgagcgCATCCTCGAGGACCGCATCCGCGCCGACCAGGCCAACGGCCAGACGCACCTgatcgccatcgtcggcaaGGGCAACCACTCGAGCGGCGGCGTCCAGCGCATCAAgcccaaggtcgaggagctgtGCCAGGAGCTCGGCTTGCAGTACCGCACCGACGAGGACAATGTCGgccgcatcatcatcaacctccaggGCGGTGAGCCGCTGCCGCCCAGCCATGGGGGTGGCTACTCGGGGTATCACGGTGGTcaccaccagcagcagcagcagcagcatcaccagcctcagcagcaggagaACGACGAGGTTGGGCAGTtcgtcgagaagcagctGCCGTGGCTCCTgcagaagctggagaagcacTGCTGTGTGGTTATGTGA
- a CDS encoding Cell division control protein 48: MAPQPDEHHHKKVNLTDPSGAEIKHEDDTATAILKKKKKPNQLMVTDAVNDDNSIIALSEATMDSLQLFRGDTVLVRGKKRKDTVLIVLADDELDDGSARINRVVRHNLRVKHGDMITIHPCPDIKYAKRIAVLPIADTVEGITGSLFDVFLAPYFREAYRPVRQGDLFIVRGGMRQVEFKVVEVDPPEYGIVAQDTVIHCEGEPIQRDEEENNLNEVGYDDIGGCRKQMAQIREMVELPLRHPQLFKSIGIKPPRGVLLYGPPGTGKTLMARAVANETGAFFFLINGPEIMSKMAGESESNLRKAFEEAEKNSPAIIFIDEIDSIAPKREKTNGEVERRVVSQLLTLMDGMKARSNVVVMAATNRPNSIDPALRRFGRFDREVDIGIPDPTGRLEILQIHTKNMKLGDDVDLEQIAAETHGYVGSDVAALCSEAAMQQIREKMDLIDLDEDTIDAEVLDSLGVTMENFRFALGVSNPSALREVAVVEVPNVRWEDIGGLEEVKQDLKENVQYPVDHPEKFLKFGMSPSRGVLFYGPPGTGKTMLAKAVANECAANFISVKGPELLSMWFGESESNIRDIFDKARAAAPCVVFLDELDSIAKARGGSMGDAGGASDRVVNQLLTEMDGMTSKKNVFVIGATNRPEQLDPALCRPGRLDSLIYVPLPDEPGRLSIIKAQLRKTPIAADIDFGYIASKTHGFSGADLGFITQRAVKIAIKESITADIERQKAREAAGDEMDTDEDAEDPVPELTKAHFEEAMQMARRSVSDVEIRRYEAFAQQMKNAGPGAFFKFPEAGAEAAGADGGNSFGDAGNDDDLYD; encoded by the exons ATGGCTCCCCAGCCTGACGAGCACCACCACAAGAAGGTCAACTTGAC CGATCCCTCCGGCGCGGAGATCAAGCAT GAAGATGACACCGCGACCGCGatcctcaagaagaagaagaagcccaacCAACTGAT GGTCACCGATGCCGTCAACGATGACAACAGCATCATCGCCCTCTCCGAGGCCACCATGGACTCGCTCCAGCTCTTCCGAGGTGACACCGTTCTTGTCCGAGGCAAGAAGCGAAAGGACACCGTCCTCATTGTCCTCGCCGATGATGAGCTCGATGATGGCAGCGCTCGCATCAACCGAGTCGTGCGCCATAACCTGCGGGTCAAGCACGGTGACATGATCACCATCCACCCTTGCCCCGATATCAAATAC GCCAAGCGAATTGCTGTCCTCCCCATCGCTGATACCGTCGAGGGTATCACCGGTTCTCTCTTCGATGTTTTCCTCGCCCCCTACTTCCGAGAAGCATACCGCCCTGTCCGACAAGGAGACCTTTTTATCGTCCGTGGTGGTATGAGACAAGTCGAATTcaaggttgtcgaggtcgatCCCCCAGAGTACGGTATCGTGGCGCAAGATACCGTCATTCACTGCGAGGGCGAGCCTATTCAgcgagatgaggaggagaacaacCTCAACGAGGTTGGCTACGATGATATTGGTGGATGCCGAAAGCAGATGGCCCAGATCCGAGAAATGGTCGAGCTTCCTCTCCGACACCCCCAGCTTTTCAAGTCCATTGGTATCAAGCCTCCCCGAGGTGTCTTGCTGTACGGACCTCCCGGTACCGGTAAGACGCTCATGGCCCGAGCCGTCGCCAACGAGACCggtgccttcttcttcctgatCAACGGTCCCGAGATCATGTCCAAGATGGCCGGTGAGTCCGAGTCCAACCTACGAAAGGCTttcgaggaggccgagaagaactctcctgccatcatcttcatcgacgaGATCGATTCGATCGCCCCCAAGCGTGAGAAGACCAACGGTGAGGTCGAGCGACGAGTTGTCTCTCAGCTCCTCACCCTCATGGACGGCATGAAGGCCCGCTCCAACGTTGTCGTCATGGCTGCTACCAACCGACCCAACTCGATTGATCCCGCCCTCCGACGTTTCGGCCGTTTCGATCGCGAGGTCGACATTGGTATCCCCGACCCCACTGGCCGTCTCGAGATCCTCCAGATCCACACCAAGAACATGAAGCTCGGCGACGACGTCGACCTGGAGCAGATTGCCGCTGAGACCCACGGTTATGTCGGTTCCGATGTTGCTGCCCTGTGCTCTGAGGCTGCCATGCAGCAGATTCGTGAGAAGATGGATCTCATTGATCTCGATGAGGACACCATCGATGCTGAGGTTCTCGACTCTCTCGGTGTCACCATGGAGAACTTCCGCTTCGCTCTTGGCGTCTCCAACCCCTCCGCCCTCCGCGAGGTTGCCGTTGTCGAGGTTCCCAACGTTCGCTGGGAGGACATTGGTGGtctcgaggaggtcaagCAGGACCTCAAGGAGAACGTCCAGTACCCTGTGGACCACCCCGAGAAGTTCCTCAAGTTCGGCATGTCTCCTTCCCGAGGTGTGCTGTTCTACGGCCCCCCTGGTACTGGTAAAACTATGTTGGCCAAGGCTGTTGCCAACGAGTGTGCCGCCAACTTCATCTCCGTCAAGGGACCTGAGCTGCTCAGCATGTGGTTCGGTGAGTCCGAGAGCAACATCCGAGACATCTTTGACAAGGCCCGTGCCGCTGCTCCTTGCGTTGTCTTCCTGGACGAGCTCGACTCTATTGCCAAGGCTCGTGGTGGCTCCATGGGCGATGCTGGCGGTGCCTCTGACCGTGTCGTCAACCAGCTCCTGACTG AAATGGACGGCATGACCTCCAAGAAGAACGTCTTTGTCATTGGTGCTACCAACCGACCTGAGCAGCTCGACCCTGCTCTCTGCCGACCTGGTCGTCTCGACTCGCTCATCTATGTGCCCCTGCCCGATGAGCCTGGCCGtctcagcatcatcaaggctcAGCTCCGCAAGACTCCCATTGCTGCTGACATCGACTTTGGCTACATCGCCTCCAAGACACACGGCTTCTCTGGTGCCGATCTTGGCTTCATCACCCAGCGTGCTGTCAAGATTGCCATCAAGGAGTCCATCACCGCTGATATCGAGCGCCAAAAGGCTCGCGAGGCGGCTGGTGATGAGATGGACACtgatgaggatgccgaggaccCCGTGCCTGAGCTGACCAAGGCTCACTTCGAGGAGGCTATGCAGATGGCCCGACGATCCGTGTCGGACGTTGAGATCCGCCGCTACGAGGCTTTCGCCCAGCAGATGAAGAACGCTGGCCCCGGTGCCTTCTTCAAGTTCCCCGAGGCTGgcgctgaggctgctggtgcCGACGGTGGCAACTCGTTCGGTGACGCTGgcaatgatgatgatctcTACGACTAA